The Opitutus sp. DNA window ATTGGCCATAAAAATCAGGTCTTACGATGTGTTGCGGGGTTAACTGAGGGCCATTGCCCCCGGCCCGCCGCCCCCGCAAAAAATACAGGGGCGGCGGGCTTTTTTTTGGCGAAGGCTTGGCCCGGTCAAACGCGATCGCTGACTGCGAACTTGGAAGCGGCGCTATAATCAGTCCACCAATCCCGCGTGGGCGCAGGATGCGGCTAAACTGGGGCAAGGCGATCCCTTCGTGTAAGGGCCGGAACGCCTCCAGCTTCCACCCCAGTTTGTGCGGATAATCAAAGGTTCCCTGCCAAAGCGCTCCCGGGCGCCTCCAAGAGTAGTCCAGACATCCACCCAAGCCAACACAGAACGCCCCGTTTGACCATGAGACGATTATAGGTCCGGAGGCGACCAAGGCGGAAAGCAACGATCGCGGGTGTAACCCATTGCCTATGCGAGTGCTTTGATGCGATTACGAGTGGTTGCGGGCCGGCTCGGGTGATCTTTGAGCGTGAGCGAAACGGTGGTAATGTGCACTCCCGCTTTGAAGGCGATCCATTTTAAGGTAACGCGGGTAGCACTAGAAAGCGTGCCCGCCCCCGGCCAACGCAATAATTAGCGCAAGACCATATAAACTCAAAGCCTGTGGGCTTGGACCGGATAATGGGCCAAAAGATTTGCCCAAGTCGGCACCAGTGCGGCCTGGCGGAGGTCAATGATTGGGCCAACGGCGTGGCCCGAGCAACTGCGGCATCAAGCGGGCCTGGCGCTCATTCGCCAGTCCCCAGCCGAAGGCCTTGAACGCCCCCCGCCCGCCCCAAAAACTCATGATCCCTCTCTTTCCCCTGCTCGCGCACACCACCAGCACTCCGCCTCCGGAGGATTCGCAGTCCGCTCGCAAGCCGGTCTACCGACTGGTCGAAAACGGGGACGGCTACAGCCTGATCGTTCAACTCCCTGGCGTCGACAAGGCCGGCATGGACGTGGTCGCCAAAAACGGCGTGCTCTCCATCCGGGGGCGCCGGGAATGGCACAAGCCGGCAGCATGGAAGCTCATTCACCGCGAAAGCTCGGACGCTAATTTCGCCCTCGAATTCAGCTATGACGCCCGAATCGAGGCCGACCGCATCCAAGCGGTCATTGCCAACGGCGTACTCACCGTAACGCTGCCCAAATCGACCGACGGCAAGCCCCGTCAAATCCCGGTAACCTGAGACGCCGTTTCCCGAAAAAACCGGAACGAATAACGCCGCCCCTGCTCTTCCACCACCACCGCGGATCAACCGCACCGTTAACGGGTGCGGTATCCGCAGGCGGGTTACATGCTTGAATAGAAAGCGTTGATCTTGTCCGCAACGTCACGGAAACCGATGTCCTCACTGTAAATGATCTTATATTCAGTGATCGCTTCGGTTTTCTTACCCATGCCCTCGTAACACACCGCCAGCTCGTAGATGACGTCCTTCTTCAGGTCGTCCATAACCGGCAGTTCGCTTTTTGCGGTCTGGAATTGGGCAACCGCCAGATCGAACATCTTTCGCGCTTTGAGCGACTTGCCCATGCCGGAGATCGCCTGGATACGGACCTTCGGGTTTTTCTGCGCCTGCTGGTAGTTGGCAATGGCGTTCTGGAAGTCGCCGGCCTCGAAATAGAGATTGGCGAGGGTGAAACGCGCGCCGTAGTCGTTCGGGTAGCGTTCGGCGTAGTCCTTGGCCTCGAGCAAGAGGGTTTCGGCAAAATCACGCTTCGCCTTGGCCAGTGACTCCACCAAGGCGGCATCGCCGGGCGCCAGCGCCACTTGCGTCTCAATATCCTTGATACGATTGGCCAGAAGCGCGTGCCGCAGTTCAGACTCTTGTTTTGCAAGAGTGGTATCGGCAGCACCCGCCGGCAGAGCGCGGGCCTTGCTGATGTACACAATGGCCTCCTCAAGCTTGTTGAGCTTCTTGTAGCCCTCCACGACGCTGCGGTAGTGGTTAAGATTTTCCGGCTGCGCCTGCAGGCGGACCAAGGCCTCGTCGATGAGCTTCTGCGTCATCTCATCGGAGGTCACGATCTTCGCCGCTTGCTCAAGCATGGTCGACTGCGCCTCGTCCTTGAGCTTGTCGCGGAACGAGCCCTTCTCCTCCCAGTTGCCCTTCTCGGTGGTCTGGGCGATTGCGGCCTTACGCATAAGCGAGAGCGCATCACCATCCTGGGGCTTGAGCTTGAGCAGTTCGTCGGCGGCACGTAGCGCATCTTTGGGCCGTTTAGCCTTCAAACAGGCCTCGCCGAATTCCAACAGCGCCTCGCGATCAGTCGGGTTGAGCTCGTGAATCGACTCCCAGGCAAACACGACGGTCTCGGGCCAATCAAAAGCCTGCGCGGCCTCGGCGAGCAACTTGAGTCCCGGAACGCTGGTGGGATCGGCCGCGAGCATCTTCTCGGCATTTTCCAGCAGCTTCTCGGGGGATTTAGCCCCGCCGCCAAACAGGAAGCCGGCGTTGGTAACCGAGCCAAACGCCTTGGCGAACAGCTTCGTTTTACCACCGTGCTGACGCAGTTGCGCGACGCGCTGAAGGCGTCTTACAGCCAGGCAGTTTGGGACAGTTTTTAAAACTTGAGCGGTTACGTCCAAAACGTAATCGAGATTGCCTCGCTGGAGGGCGATTTGTGAATTCTCGATCTGCTTTTGAACGCGGGGGTCGAGCGATAAAACGGTAACTTCAGGCATAGGGGATAGCGCAAAAACAACGCCCCCCCGCGGCAGGGGTCAACGCTAGATTGGCAGGTTAAACCCAATCCTGTAAGGTATGGTTTGACGCAGGGAATCGGCAGCGGAAGGAGAACGAGTAAGATTAAGAGAACGAGAACGATACGGAATTCAGCGGTGCCTCTGAAGTGCCGATCGCTGGACCGGGATTGAATCGTTCTCGTTCTCTTACTCGTTCTCGTTCGTCAGGGACTCGGCTACGTTTCGGTTCGGTGGACTCGATTCCTTCGTTCGTATATCAATATTATAGCACAACTTACTTATCCCGAGATCTATCCGGGTCATGCCTTACAGGCGTTAAGCTTAAACCACATCCATATCCAAACCCGCCGCCTTGGCCAAGCGCTCCAGCCCCGCCGCCACAACGGCGTCCGAGGGTCCTTCGACCAAAAGGCGCAACTTGGCCTCGGTCCCGGAAAAACGCACCAACACCCGCCCCTGAGCACCGAGCTCCGCCTCCACCGCAGCAATTGCCCCGAGCAAAGCCCCGCAGTCCGCCATGTCGCGTTTTTCACGCACCTTGAGGTTGCGCGTGCCTTGCGGGAACTTCTTCAGCACGCGGCGCAACTCCGAGAGCGGGCGCCCCGTGGCGAGCATCACCTCGATGACTTTAAGCGCCGCAACCAACCCGTCGCCCGTAGGGGAAATATCCGCACAGATAATGTGACCACTCGACTCGCCGCCCAACCGAGCGCCCTCCGCCAGCATGCTTTCGCTCACGTAACGATCGCCCACGGAGGTGCGAACCACCCGGCCGCCCGCAGCGGAGATCGCCGCATCGACGCCAAGGTTGCTCTGCACAGTGACCACCAGCGTGGACGCGGCCAAACGGCCTTGGGCGAGCGCATGCAAGGCAAGCAAGGTGAGCACCTCGTCGCCCCCGACCACGGCGCCGGTTTCATCGCACAACAGGCAGCGATCACCATCGCCATCATGAGCGATACCCAGACGCGCCCCGGTGGCGCGCACTTTATTCGCCAAGGGTTCAGGGTGTTCGCTGCCGACACCCAGGTTGATGTTCACTCCATCGGGCGCGTCGCCCAGGCCAATCACCTCGGCCCCCAGCGCACGCAGTACAACCGGGCTGGTCGCGGCCGTCGCACCATTAGCCGTATCGAGAACGATGCGCCAGCCCGCCAGCGCCTGGGCGGGGAGCAGCGCTTGGGCCGCGCCGATATAATCCGCGCGCGCATCCTGCGCCGGGAAAACCGCCTCAACCAAGCTGGGCGTCGCCGGGAGCAGCGACTCGATACTCACCTCGTCCTCGTCGGTGAGCTTGATGCCCGTACCGAGGAAAAACTTAATACCATTATCTGACGCCGGATTGTGCGAGGCCGTGATCACGACACCGAGCACGGCGTCACTCAGGCGCACCGCACGGCAGACCGCCGGAGTCGGCACCACACCCAGCGAAACCGGCTCGAGCCCGGCGGCGGCAAGACCGGCGGCCAAGGCCCGTGCCAGCGACTCGCCCGAGGCGCGCGTATCCCGTCCGATGAGCACTCGGCCCTTGCCGCCCACCCAACGCCCGGCGGCCTCGCCCAAGCGGGCGGCGAACGCTTCGTTCACCACCGGACCACCATAAGGACCGCGGACGCCGTCTGTGCCGAAATAGCTACGTTTCATTTTTTGAAAAATTCCCGCGTGGCGGTGATCTTGGCCCGCACGGCGCCTCCGAGTAGTAACTCACGCGCCTGCCCCGTTCCCGCCGCCACCGATGCGGTGCGCCCCGTTATCCACAGTGCCGTGGCCGTGTTGAGCACGATGGTATCCACCAAGCCGGCCGGCGCGCGCCCCGCCAGCAGCGCCTCAACAATCGCAAGATTGGTCGTGAGGTCACCTCCCGCCAGATCCGAAAACGGTGAAGCCGCAAAGCCGTAATCGGCCGCGTTCCAGACGCCGTCCACCTGCCGCAACCGGCCGATGCCCCGCACCCGGTTCGACGTCGCCGTGGTGAGTTCATCAATACCGCATCCCGGCCCGATGACCCCATGGGCGGCCAGCCCGGCCTGCGAGCCCAGCAGATCGAGGACATCCGCCAGTTTGCTCACCCACGGCTCGGCAAACACGCCCAGCAGGATGTTCGCGGGACGCCCCGGATTAATGAGAGGCCCCAGAATATTGAAAACCGTGCGCCGGCCCTGAGCGGCGAGTAATTTCCGTGTCGGTGCGATATGGCGGAACGCGGGGTGGTAGGCGGGCGCAAAGAAAAACGCGTAGCCGAGCTCGTCCAACCCGGCGCACACCTGCTCGGGCGACGCCTCGAGATTCACGCCCAGGGCAGCAAGCAGGTCTGCGCTGCCACACTTGGACGTAATGCCGCGATTGCCGTGCTTCATCACGGTCACACCCGCACACGCCAGCGTGAGCACCACCATACTCGAAATATTAAAGCCCCCCGCCATGTCGCCGCCCGTGCCCACGATATCGATCGCCCCTGCCGACCAACGCTCCACCCCGGGATCGATCGCGCGGACGCGGAACGCACGAGCAAACGCGGCGATCTCCGCCACGCTCTCGCCCTTGTCGGCCAACGCCGACAAAAACGCCGCCTTGGGCTCATCGGCCTGCGCAGGCGACGCCAGCTCGACGACCGCAGCCTCCACCTCGGTGGCGGTGAGATCATGGAGCGCCTGCAGCCGGGCGGTGAGTTCGATGAGTGCGGACATAGTGCAACAGGGGAACGAAAAACCCCAATGGTAGGGAAGCATAAACTCGACAGCCACGGTGTGTTCTGGGAGCAAACGCGGGTGCGTCGTATTTTATTTCTCCTCGCAGTAAGCTGGGTTTCCGCCCTGCCCGCCTTCTCCCAACCCGTGGTGCCGGCTGCTGATGCGCCGGTAGCAGAGCTCAGTTCACGCGATGCGGTCATACTCGGCCTCGTCGAGGGCATCACCGAGTTTCTCCCCGTATCGTCGACCGGCCACCTCATTATTGCCAGTCATGCGCTGGGACTGGAAAAAGAGGAGCCGCTGCTGGATGCCGAGGGCGAACCACTGTGGTACAAAAAGCCCTCCGTCAAAAACCCTGAGGGCGAACCGCTTACCCTTAAACTCGCGGCCGACACCTACACGGTGGTTATTCAAGCCGGTGCCATCGTCGCCGTCGTGCTAATTTACTGGGGACAACTGATGGGGATTCTGCGCGGCCTAATGGGCAAAAACAGCGCCGGACTACGCCTGCTGCGCAACATCATCGTCGCGTGCATTCCGGCGGTTACGCTGGGGCTGAGCTGCGGCAAGCTGATCGACAAACACCTATTTTCCATCGAAGCGGTCGTGGCCGCACTCGTCAGCGGTGCGGTGCTCATGTTTGCGGCGGAGCGCTGGCGCAAACAGCAGCCGAGCGCGAGTGTTGGTCGATTGGAGCCCTCAGATTTGAGCGTGGGCCAATCTCTGGGCATTGGCCTCATGCAATGTCTTGCGCTCTGGCCCGGCATGAGCCGCTCCATGGTCACGATGGTGGGCGGTTATTTTTGCGGACTGTCGCCCTCCCGGTCGGCGGAATTCAGCTTTCTGGTCGGGCTACCAATTTTGACCGGGGCCGCCGCGCTCAAGTCGTACAAAGCCGGTCCGGCCATGATCGAAGTCTTTGGGGCTCCCTCGGTGATATTGGGAAGCCTGGTCGCCGCCTGCGCGGCCGCCCTCGCCGTGAAGTTCCTCGTCAGCTACCTCAGCCGACACGGCCTGATTGTATTCGCCATTTACCGACTCGCCCTTGCCGCCGTCCTCGGTGCCTGGTTTTTGATGACCTAAAGTTCCTCCAGCCTAGTATAGTGGACGATAAATAACATTACTTATTATTGATCGATGAGCGGGCGCGCTGAACCTTGGCGAGG harbors:
- a CDS encoding LacI family DNA-binding transcriptional regulator, translated to MRWPGAGTLSSATRVTLKWIAFKAGVHITTVSLTLKDHPSRPATTRNRIKALA
- a CDS encoding Hsp20/alpha crystallin family protein — translated: MIPLFPLLAHTTSTPPPEDSQSARKPVYRLVENGDGYSLIVQLPGVDKAGMDVVAKNGVLSIRGRREWHKPAAWKLIHRESSDANFALEFSYDARIEADRIQAVIANGVLTVTLPKSTDGKPRQIPVT
- a CDS encoding phosphoglucosamine mutase, which gives rise to MKRSYFGTDGVRGPYGGPVVNEAFAARLGEAAGRWVGGKGRVLIGRDTRASGESLARALAAGLAAAGLEPVSLGVVPTPAVCRAVRLSDAVLGVVITASHNPASDNGIKFFLGTGIKLTDEDEVSIESLLPATPSLVEAVFPAQDARADYIGAAQALLPAQALAGWRIVLDTANGATAATSPVVLRALGAEVIGLGDAPDGVNINLGVGSEHPEPLANKVRATGARLGIAHDGDGDRCLLCDETGAVVGGDEVLTLLALHALAQGRLAASTLVVTVQSNLGVDAAISAAGGRVVRTSVGDRYVSESMLAEGARLGGESSGHIICADISPTGDGLVAALKVIEVMLATGRPLSELRRVLKKFPQGTRNLKVREKRDMADCGALLGAIAAVEAELGAQGRVLVRFSGTEAKLRLLVEGPSDAVVAAGLERLAKAAGLDMDVV
- the trpD gene encoding anthranilate phosphoribosyltransferase; this encodes MSALIELTARLQALHDLTATEVEAAVVELASPAQADEPKAAFLSALADKGESVAEIAAFARAFRVRAIDPGVERWSAGAIDIVGTGGDMAGGFNISSMVVLTLACAGVTVMKHGNRGITSKCGSADLLAALGVNLEASPEQVCAGLDELGYAFFFAPAYHPAFRHIAPTRKLLAAQGRRTVFNILGPLINPGRPANILLGVFAEPWVSKLADVLDLLGSQAGLAAHGVIGPGCGIDELTTATSNRVRGIGRLRQVDGVWNAADYGFAASPFSDLAGGDLTTNLAIVEALLAGRAPAGLVDTIVLNTATALWITGRTASVAAGTGQARELLLGGAVRAKITATREFFKK
- a CDS encoding undecaprenyl-diphosphate phosphatase, producing the protein MVGKHKLDSHGVFWEQTRVRRILFLLAVSWVSALPAFSQPVVPAADAPVAELSSRDAVILGLVEGITEFLPVSSTGHLIIASHALGLEKEEPLLDAEGEPLWYKKPSVKNPEGEPLTLKLAADTYTVVIQAGAIVAVVLIYWGQLMGILRGLMGKNSAGLRLLRNIIVACIPAVTLGLSCGKLIDKHLFSIEAVVAALVSGAVLMFAAERWRKQQPSASVGRLEPSDLSVGQSLGIGLMQCLALWPGMSRSMVTMVGGYFCGLSPSRSAEFSFLVGLPILTGAAALKSYKAGPAMIEVFGAPSVILGSLVAACAAALAVKFLVSYLSRHGLIVFAIYRLALAAVLGAWFLMT